A stretch of the Fundidesulfovibrio soli genome encodes the following:
- the bamA gene encoding outer membrane protein assembly factor BamA gives MRSPNRTGLILTFLATIFLCFSGAAMAQSGAGKVLVLPFAVNAPSGKDSLSKSITQLLTERLREQGVSVVGASAKAKPVDSASAARSAAKAAGAAMAVYGTLNQMGDTISIDAKTVAATGGEPQQIIVTRPDMLSLPSAVDELAGKVRPAGATASASSSVAGASGAKVVELDVEGNNALEKDVILLKVKTQVGEPFETKTVNDDLKRLFELGYFEDVQIRTEDVRGGKRVVFVVKEKPRIQAVSVLGNDEIKKDDILEAMGTKAGSVLNMQVLADDLEKIRELYKKKGLYQTTVEYKLEQTDPRLARLNIVIHETQKLYIKKITIEGAKQISASDLKDEMALKEKNFLSWIMQTGVLKEELLDRDSAAIENYYTNRGFIDARVGQPTVDVKSDGIYLTFQVSEGERYKIGNVNYKGDLLLEEKKLRELTKLNTLATKKDYFDRSVVREDITKLNETYSDMGYAFAETDLDMQKRGDEKIVDVTYILSKGQKVYVRRVVVEGNDRTRENVIRREVRLSDGDLFSGTKLKRSNERLNKLDYFEKVDLETVPTDNPGEVDIRVKVKDKNTGSISAGVGYSTYDSVFFGGSVQERNLFGKGYDVQFQGMISGITNRFVLSFTNPHVYDSNLAAGADVFSTFRRYSDFYKQSQGTRIRFGYPVGEFTTLNWDYRLTRDDVYHTNPYAATIIQESKGIHWTSAVVVGASRDTSDSRTKPTKGTINELNVEYAGLGGDRGFVRTSYSFNFYQPLPLETVFHFRTQIGVLYQNGFGDIPVFERFFLGGINNIRGYETDKITPHDHRTNEAIGGDTSYFANLEYIFPIAKQYGLYGVGFFDAGNSIYRMRDGLNLWFVKSLGGGVRWHSPLGLIRVEAGYALDNIQHNQNPFQIGFTMGQTF, from the coding sequence ATGCGCAGCCCTAACCGTACCGGTCTGATCCTCACTTTCCTTGCAACGATTTTCCTGTGCTTCTCCGGTGCGGCCATGGCCCAGTCCGGGGCCGGCAAGGTCCTGGTGCTGCCTTTCGCAGTGAATGCCCCCAGCGGCAAGGACTCGCTTTCCAAGAGCATCACTCAGCTGTTGACCGAGCGCCTGCGCGAGCAGGGCGTGAGCGTCGTGGGCGCTTCCGCCAAGGCCAAGCCCGTCGACTCCGCCTCCGCCGCGCGCTCCGCGGCCAAGGCTGCCGGGGCCGCCATGGCGGTGTACGGCACGCTCAACCAGATGGGCGACACCATCTCCATCGACGCCAAGACCGTGGCCGCCACGGGCGGCGAGCCGCAACAGATCATCGTCACCCGCCCGGACATGCTGTCCCTGCCTTCCGCCGTTGACGAACTGGCGGGCAAGGTCCGCCCGGCCGGGGCAACAGCCTCCGCGTCTTCTTCCGTTGCGGGTGCCTCCGGCGCCAAGGTGGTCGAGCTTGACGTCGAGGGCAACAACGCCCTGGAGAAGGACGTCATCCTGCTCAAGGTCAAGACGCAGGTGGGCGAGCCCTTCGAGACCAAGACCGTCAACGACGACCTCAAACGCCTTTTCGAACTGGGCTACTTCGAGGACGTGCAGATCCGCACGGAGGACGTCCGCGGCGGCAAGCGCGTGGTCTTCGTGGTCAAGGAGAAGCCGCGCATCCAGGCCGTGAGCGTGCTCGGCAACGACGAGATCAAGAAGGACGACATCCTCGAGGCCATGGGCACCAAGGCCGGCTCGGTTCTGAACATGCAGGTGCTGGCCGACGACCTGGAGAAGATCCGCGAGCTCTACAAGAAGAAAGGCCTGTACCAGACCACCGTCGAGTACAAGCTGGAGCAGACCGATCCCCGCCTGGCCCGCCTGAACATCGTCATCCACGAGACCCAGAAGCTCTACATCAAGAAGATCACCATCGAGGGCGCCAAGCAGATCTCCGCCTCCGACCTCAAGGACGAGATGGCCCTGAAGGAGAAGAACTTCCTCTCCTGGATCATGCAGACCGGCGTACTTAAAGAGGAGTTGCTCGACCGCGACTCCGCCGCCATCGAAAACTACTACACCAACCGCGGCTTCATCGACGCCCGTGTGGGCCAGCCCACGGTGGACGTCAAAAGCGACGGCATCTACTTGACCTTCCAGGTCTCCGAGGGCGAGCGCTACAAGATCGGCAACGTCAACTACAAGGGCGACCTGCTCCTTGAAGAGAAGAAGCTGCGCGAGCTCACCAAGCTCAACACCCTGGCGACCAAGAAGGACTACTTCGACCGCTCCGTGGTCCGCGAAGACATCACCAAGCTCAACGAGACGTACTCCGACATGGGCTACGCCTTCGCGGAGACCGACCTCGACATGCAGAAGCGCGGCGACGAGAAGATCGTCGACGTGACCTACATCCTGAGCAAGGGGCAGAAGGTTTACGTGCGCCGCGTGGTGGTCGAGGGCAACGACCGCACCCGCGAGAACGTCATCCGCCGCGAGGTGCGCCTCTCCGACGGCGACCTCTTCTCCGGCACCAAGCTCAAGCGCTCCAACGAACGCCTGAACAAGCTGGACTACTTCGAAAAGGTCGACCTGGAGACCGTGCCCACCGACAACCCCGGCGAAGTGGACATCCGCGTCAAGGTCAAGGACAAGAACACCGGCTCCATCTCCGCGGGCGTGGGCTACTCCACCTACGACTCCGTGTTCTTCGGCGGCTCCGTGCAGGAGCGCAACCTCTTCGGCAAGGGCTACGACGTGCAGTTCCAGGGCATGATCTCAGGCATCACCAACCGCTTCGTCCTGAGCTTCACCAACCCCCACGTCTACGACTCCAACCTCGCCGCCGGCGCGGACGTGTTCAGCACCTTCCGCCGCTACTCCGACTTCTACAAGCAGTCGCAGGGCACCCGCATCCGCTTCGGCTACCCCGTGGGCGAGTTCACCACCCTGAACTGGGACTACCGCCTGACCCGCGACGACGTGTACCACACCAACCCCTATGCGGCCACGATCATCCAGGAGTCCAAGGGCATCCACTGGACCAGCGCCGTGGTGGTCGGCGCCTCGCGCGACACTTCCGACAGCCGCACCAAGCCCACCAAGGGCACCATCAACGAGCTCAACGTCGAATACGCCGGCCTGGGCGGCGACCGCGGCTTCGTCAGGACCAGCTACAGCTTCAACTTCTACCAGCCTCTGCCTCTGGAGACGGTGTTCCACTTCAGGACGCAGATCGGCGTGCTCTACCAGAACGGTTTCGGCGACATCCCGGTTTTCGAGCGCTTCTTCCTGGGCGGCATCAACAACATCCGCGGATACGAGACCGACAAGATCACCCCGCACGACCACCGCACCAACGAGGCTATCGGTGGCGACACCTCGTACTTCGCCAACCTGGAGTACATCTTCCCCATCGCCAAGCAGTACGGCCTCTACGGTGTCGGCTTCTTCGACGCGGGCAACTCCATCTACCGGATGCGCGACGGCCTGAACCTCTGGTTCGTCAAGTCGTTGGGCGGCGGCGTGCGCTGGCACTCCCCCCTGGGCCTGATCCGCGTGGAAGCCGGTTACGCGCTCGACAACATCCAGCATAACCAGAACCCGTTCCAGATCGGCTTCACCATGGGGCAGACCTTCTAA
- a CDS encoding OmpH family outer membrane protein, whose translation MPNLLKYVLLACLVVAMPAMARAADKIGVVSSDEVVQNSDAGKRAMQELQNKAESKQKELTRQSEDLKKMDEDFRKKSVTLSAEAKQKAQAEIEAKFKKMMDDQNNFNQQMNQEQSRVLEPLFKVFQQVVGDYAKKNGYSMIIEKRAVHFSAAGTDLTADITKDFDAAAKRGK comes from the coding sequence ATGCCTAACCTGCTGAAATATGTGCTGCTTGCATGCCTTGTTGTGGCCATGCCGGCAATGGCTCGGGCCGCGGACAAGATCGGTGTCGTCAGCTCCGATGAGGTGGTGCAGAACTCCGACGCCGGCAAGCGCGCCATGCAGGAACTGCAGAACAAGGCCGAGTCCAAGCAGAAGGAACTCACCCGCCAGAGCGAAGACCTCAAGAAGATGGACGAGGACTTCCGCAAGAAGAGCGTGACCCTCTCCGCCGAAGCCAAGCAGAAGGCCCAGGCCGAAATCGAGGCCAAGTTCAAGAAGATGATGGATGACCAGAACAACTTCAACCAGCAGATGAACCAGGAGCAGTCCAGGGTTCTCGAACCCCTGTTCAAGGTCTTCCAGCAGGTCGTCGGCGATTACGCCAAGAAGAACGGCTATTCCATGATCATCGAAAAGCGTGCCGTGCACTTCTCCGCCGCCGGCACCGACCTGACCGCCGACATCACCAAGGACTTCGACGCCGCGGCGAAGCGCGGCAAGTAG
- the fabZ gene encoding 3-hydroxyacyl-ACP dehydratase FabZ, with product MADMPIPVTEILKLLPHRYPFLLVDRVLAFEKDISLTAIKNVTFNEPFFQGHFPDKPVMPGVLQLEAMAQAGGLLLALSREGLGDKLFMFTGINNAKFRRPVVPGDQLTLTCSDVKQKLSLWKMKGTATVNGELCCEAELTAAVVDRSKF from the coding sequence ATGGCCGACATGCCCATCCCCGTCACAGAGATTCTCAAGCTGCTGCCGCACCGCTACCCCTTCCTGCTGGTGGACCGCGTGCTTGCCTTTGAGAAGGACATCTCGCTCACCGCCATCAAGAACGTCACCTTCAACGAGCCGTTCTTCCAGGGCCACTTCCCCGACAAACCGGTAATGCCCGGCGTGCTCCAGCTGGAGGCCATGGCCCAGGCGGGCGGGCTGCTGCTGGCGCTCTCCCGCGAGGGGCTCGGAGACAAGCTGTTCATGTTCACGGGCATCAACAACGCCAAGTTCCGCCGCCCGGTCGTGCCGGGCGACCAGCTGACGCTCACCTGTTCGGACGTGAAGCAGAAGCTGAGCCTCTGGAAGATGAAGGGCACCGCCACCGTCAACGGCGAGCTCTGCTGCGAGGCCGAATTGACCGCCGCCGTGGTGGACCGCAGCAAGTTCTAG
- a CDS encoding threonine aldolase family protein: MHSFASDNNSGVHPDILGALAAANTGHALAYGDDPWTQAAEASFRRVFGEDCQVFFTFLGTGANVLSLASLTRPYHGVVCAETAHINVDECGAPERNLGCKLFALPHDHGRITPERIQPVLHHLGNQHHNQPKVISITQCTELGTLYSLDEIKALADLAHANGMFLHMDGARLCNAAAALGVGFKEMTVDCGVDALSFGGTKNGLMYGEAVVLFPRALAAGAGEAMRFLRKQSMQLASKMRYVAAQFTTLFETGLWLTNARNANAMAALLAREAAAMPGVEITRPVQANAVFARMPSAAIDAVQKRYFFYVWNPEPAERPEVRWMCSFDTTEADVRGFVDALREALAPC, translated from the coding sequence ATGCACAGCTTCGCCAGCGACAACAATTCCGGCGTCCATCCTGACATTCTGGGGGCCCTGGCCGCCGCCAATACCGGCCACGCCCTCGCCTACGGGGACGACCCCTGGACGCAGGCCGCCGAGGCCTCCTTCCGCCGCGTATTCGGGGAGGATTGCCAGGTGTTCTTCACTTTTCTTGGCACCGGGGCCAACGTGCTTTCGCTGGCATCGCTGACCCGGCCCTATCACGGCGTGGTTTGCGCCGAGACCGCGCACATCAACGTGGACGAATGCGGCGCGCCCGAGCGAAACTTGGGCTGCAAGCTCTTCGCCCTGCCCCACGACCACGGGCGCATCACCCCGGAGCGCATTCAGCCCGTGCTGCATCACCTGGGCAACCAGCACCACAACCAGCCCAAGGTGATCTCCATCACGCAGTGCACCGAGTTGGGCACCCTCTACTCCCTGGATGAGATCAAGGCCTTGGCGGATCTGGCCCACGCCAACGGCATGTTCCTGCACATGGACGGCGCCCGACTGTGCAACGCCGCCGCCGCACTGGGCGTTGGCTTCAAGGAGATGACCGTGGATTGCGGCGTGGACGCCCTGAGCTTCGGAGGCACCAAGAACGGGCTCATGTACGGCGAGGCCGTGGTGCTCTTTCCGCGCGCCCTGGCGGCTGGAGCGGGCGAGGCCATGCGCTTCCTCCGCAAGCAGTCCATGCAGCTGGCCTCCAAGATGCGCTACGTCGCCGCGCAGTTCACCACCTTGTTCGAGACCGGGCTCTGGCTGACCAACGCCCGCAACGCCAACGCCATGGCAGCCCTGCTGGCCCGCGAGGCCGCCGCGATGCCCGGGGTGGAGATCACGCGGCCGGTGCAGGCCAACGCCGTGTTCGCCCGCATGCCGTCGGCGGCCATCGATGCAGTGCAGAAGCGGTATTTCTTCTATGTCTGGAACCCGGAACCTGCGGAACGGCCCGAGGTGCGTTGGATGTGCTCCTTCGACACCACCGAGGCCGATGTGCGCGGCTTCGTGGACGCCCTGCGGGAGGCGCTAGCCCCCTGCTGA
- a CDS encoding HD-GYP domain-containing protein has protein sequence MVLRRFLRSFDITPLLTKARSLLEPGWGIAVVQAGRMHASLGLDEEHLQHADAARFSAPFVSNGCVLGHVIVAEKDGPRSHRASSNAQQVAEFVAASLEMLLHQDDARRALASDTLQKYRELSLLHRATVGLNASLRLRDVGRALIGECSSGALPTEMGMIFLRDNDSNSPVPIASFGPAEERHLERFLSSTLFQDLMRTGKGEIISDLVADPRWHDEVPGITSILAVPIVAAENRVGLLVLASARDVALEANHLQYVNTLASVAGTAMGNAVHFESIQTLLKALLQALATAIDARDLFTAGHSHRVARLAVALAKAVHEDHFHFPRVSFDDSALTEIYYAGLLHDVGKIGVREQVLTKSTRLPNDQMDLIGMRMALLSEISGAPWNADFEMLKRINSSDGLTREQASLVVEVAKQELNAYGLAMPILSEVETLALLLPRGNLLPEERKEIERHPAESYRILQHIPFPKRMRDLPEIILQHHERLDGSGYPAGLKGDEISLMARILMIVDIYDAVTMERHYKPALPREEALQILHRDAAQGKLDQQLVAVFARHIEAIERESQRMAQEQDFDSLSVTTTK, from the coding sequence ATGGTTCTGCGTCGTTTCCTCCGCAGCTTCGACATAACTCCGCTGCTCACCAAGGCCAGGTCGCTCCTGGAGCCTGGCTGGGGCATTGCCGTGGTCCAGGCGGGGCGCATGCACGCCTCACTCGGCCTCGACGAGGAGCACCTCCAGCATGCGGATGCCGCGCGCTTCAGCGCGCCCTTTGTCTCCAACGGGTGTGTGCTCGGGCATGTGATCGTCGCCGAGAAGGACGGGCCCCGCTCCCACCGCGCTTCGAGCAACGCCCAGCAGGTGGCCGAGTTCGTTGCCGCCAGCCTGGAGATGCTCCTCCATCAGGACGACGCGCGCCGGGCCCTTGCTTCCGACACCCTGCAGAAATACCGCGAGCTTTCCCTGCTGCACCGGGCGACCGTGGGCCTCAACGCCTCGCTGCGCCTGCGCGACGTTGGCCGTGCGCTCATCGGGGAGTGCTCCTCCGGCGCACTGCCCACGGAAATGGGCATGATCTTCCTGCGCGACAACGACAGCAACTCGCCCGTGCCCATCGCTTCCTTCGGCCCCGCCGAGGAGCGGCACCTAGAGCGTTTCCTTTCCAGCACCCTTTTCCAGGACCTCATGCGCACCGGCAAGGGCGAGATCATAAGCGACCTCGTGGCCGACCCACGCTGGCACGACGAGGTGCCCGGCATCACCTCCATCCTTGCCGTGCCCATCGTGGCCGCTGAAAACCGCGTGGGCCTGCTGGTGCTGGCCAGCGCCCGCGACGTGGCGCTGGAGGCCAACCACCTCCAGTACGTGAACACCTTGGCTTCGGTTGCGGGCACGGCCATGGGCAACGCCGTCCATTTCGAAAGCATCCAGACGCTGCTCAAGGCCCTGCTCCAGGCCCTGGCCACCGCCATCGACGCGCGGGACCTCTTCACCGCCGGGCACTCCCACCGCGTGGCCCGGCTTGCCGTGGCCCTGGCCAAGGCCGTGCACGAGGACCACTTCCACTTTCCCCGCGTCTCCTTCGACGACTCCGCGCTCACCGAGATCTACTATGCCGGGCTGCTGCACGACGTAGGCAAGATCGGCGTCCGGGAGCAGGTGCTCACCAAGTCCACCCGGCTCCCCAATGACCAGATGGACCTGATCGGGATGCGCATGGCCCTGCTCTCTGAAATATCCGGCGCGCCCTGGAACGCGGATTTCGAGATGCTCAAGCGTATCAACTCCTCCGACGGCCTCACCCGGGAACAGGCCTCACTGGTGGTCGAAGTCGCCAAGCAGGAGCTGAACGCCTACGGCCTCGCGATGCCCATCCTCTCGGAAGTCGAGACCCTTGCCCTGCTCCTGCCGCGGGGCAACCTGCTGCCCGAGGAGCGCAAGGAGATCGAACGCCACCCGGCCGAAAGCTACCGGATCCTGCAGCACATCCCCTTTCCCAAGCGCATGCGCGACCTGCCCGAGATTATCCTCCAGCACCATGAGCGCCTGGACGGCTCCGGCTATCCGGCCGGACTCAAGGGCGACGAGATTTCGCTCATGGCGCGCATCCTGATGATCGTGGACATCTACGACGCGGTGACCATGGAGCGGCACTACAAGCCCGCCCTGCCCCGCGAGGAGGCCCTGCAGATCCTCCACCGCGACGCGGCCCAGGGCAAGCTGGACCAGCAGCTCGTGGCCGTCTTCGCCCGCCACATAGAGGCCATCGAGCGTGAATCGCAGCGGATGGCCCAAGAGCAGGATTTCGATTCCCTGTCGGTCACCACCACGAAGTGA
- a CDS encoding response regulator transcription factor has product MSGKILIVDDEVHIRMLLEQTLEDLEEEHGIQLLTASNGEEALAIIKREHPSIIFLDIMMPKLNGYEVCRRIKGDAALNSGASIVLLTAKGQEVDRKQGLELGAKHYMTKPFDPDEVLSTARALLGIHR; this is encoded by the coding sequence ATGTCCGGCAAAATCCTTATTGTCGACGATGAAGTGCATATCCGTATGCTCTTGGAACAGACCCTCGAAGATCTTGAAGAAGAACACGGGATTCAGCTGCTTACCGCTTCCAACGGCGAAGAAGCGCTGGCGATCATCAAGCGCGAGCATCCCTCCATCATCTTCCTCGACATCATGATGCCCAAACTCAACGGCTACGAGGTCTGCCGCAGAATCAAGGGCGACGCCGCGCTGAACAGCGGCGCCAGCATCGTCCTGCTCACCGCCAAGGGGCAGGAGGTCGACCGCAAGCAGGGCCTGGAACTTGGCGCGAAGCACTACATGACCAAACCCTTTGACCCGGACGAGGTTCTGAGCACAGCCCGCGCGCTGCTCGGCATCCACAGGTAG
- a CDS encoding IscA/HesB family protein, with amino-acid sequence MFTLTEAAKTQLDSYFADKEKSPIRVYLSSGGUAGPRLALALDEPKDNDDVFDVQGYSFIIEKELMSKAQPITIDLTYMGFQINSSLELGGGGCGSSCSSGSCGGQ; translated from the coding sequence ATGTTCACGCTTACTGAGGCTGCCAAAACGCAGCTTGACTCCTACTTTGCGGACAAGGAGAAATCCCCCATCCGCGTGTATCTCTCCTCCGGTGGCTGAGCTGGCCCCCGGCTGGCATTGGCTCTGGATGAGCCAAAAGACAACGACGACGTTTTCGATGTTCAGGGCTACAGCTTCATCATTGAAAAAGAGCTCATGAGCAAGGCCCAGCCCATCACCATCGACCTGACCTACATGGGCTTCCAGATCAATTCCAGCCTCGAACTCGGCGGCGGCGGGTGCGGCAGCTCCTGCTCCAGCGGTTCCTGCGGCGGACAATAA
- a CDS encoding IscA/HesB family protein, which produces MVTLTAPAKAQLDSYFEQNAKSAIRIFLTSSSCAGPRLTLALDDAKDGDSVHTVDGYDFIVESELFTEAKPLTVDFSCSGFQVESSLKLSGGSCGGCSCSGGSCS; this is translated from the coding sequence ATGGTCACTCTCACAGCGCCAGCAAAAGCGCAACTGGACAGCTACTTCGAGCAGAACGCCAAATCCGCCATCCGCATCTTCCTCACCAGCAGCTCTTGTGCGGGCCCGCGCCTGACCCTGGCCCTGGACGACGCCAAGGACGGAGACTCCGTGCATACCGTGGACGGCTACGACTTCATCGTGGAGAGTGAGCTTTTCACTGAAGCCAAGCCCCTGACCGTGGATTTCTCCTGCTCCGGGTTCCAGGTGGAATCGAGCCTGAAGCTCTCCGGCGGCAGCTGCGGCGGCTGCTCCTGCTCAGGCGGTAGCTGCTCCTAG
- the pyrR gene encoding bifunctional pyr operon transcriptional regulator/uracil phosphoribosyltransferase PyrR, which produces MKRQKIVMNGKEVARTLERLAFEILERHGECTELALIGIQRRGVELAQRLRKLLEARLNCELPLGKLDINLYRDDWTNLAHQPQINQTDIPFGIDGRKIILVDDVLYSGRTIRAALEAILDFGRPRKVELLVLVDRGHRELPIQADYMGKMLPTSREERVDVYVKEMDGEDRVRLASGEDAQ; this is translated from the coding sequence ATGAAGCGCCAGAAAATCGTTATGAACGGCAAGGAAGTCGCCCGGACGCTGGAACGTCTGGCTTTCGAAATACTCGAGCGCCACGGCGAGTGCACGGAGCTGGCCCTGATAGGCATCCAGCGGCGCGGGGTGGAGCTGGCCCAGCGCCTGCGCAAGCTGCTGGAGGCCCGCCTGAACTGCGAATTGCCCCTGGGCAAGCTCGACATCAACCTCTACCGCGACGACTGGACAAACCTGGCGCACCAACCCCAGATCAACCAGACGGACATCCCTTTCGGCATCGACGGGCGCAAGATCATCCTGGTGGACGACGTGCTCTATTCGGGCCGCACCATCCGGGCCGCGCTGGAGGCCATCCTGGATTTCGGGCGCCCCCGCAAGGTGGAGCTCCTGGTGCTGGTGGACCGGGGGCACCGCGAGCTGCCCATCCAGGCCGACTACATGGGCAAGATGCTGCCCACCTCCCGCGAGGAGCGGGTGGACGTATACGTCAAGGAGATGGACGGCGAGGACCGCGTGCGCCTGGCCAGCGGGGAGGACGCGCAGTGA
- the argB gene encoding acetylglutamate kinase, with protein MENTAASQARMLLESLPYIRKFSGQTVVIKYGGHAMKDEHLKKSFALNVVLLKYIGVNPVIVHGGGPQIGQMLTQLGIESHFREGLRVTDDATMDVVEMVLVGRVNKEIVNLINLHGGTSVGLSGKDGWLIKVRKLEMVLTREDAPPEIIDLGKVGEPVKVNASLIRTLTDSGVIPVIAPVGVDDAGETYNINADTAAAAVAQALGAKRLMLLTDVAGVLDADGELIESMDLREASWAIQDGVAKGGMIPKLQCCMEAVQSGVEKAHIIDGRVENSLILELFTKSGVGTEVTMKK; from the coding sequence ATGGAAAATACCGCCGCCAGCCAGGCCAGGATGCTGCTGGAGTCCCTGCCTTACATCCGCAAGTTCAGCGGGCAGACCGTCGTCATCAAGTACGGCGGACACGCCATGAAGGACGAGCACCTCAAGAAGAGCTTCGCGCTCAACGTGGTGCTGCTCAAGTACATCGGGGTCAACCCTGTGATCGTGCACGGCGGCGGGCCGCAGATCGGCCAGATGCTCACCCAGCTGGGCATCGAGTCCCACTTCCGCGAGGGCCTGCGCGTCACCGACGACGCCACCATGGACGTGGTGGAGATGGTCCTGGTGGGCCGCGTGAACAAGGAGATCGTCAACCTCATCAACCTGCACGGCGGCACCTCCGTGGGCCTCTCCGGCAAGGACGGCTGGCTCATCAAGGTCCGCAAGCTGGAGATGGTGCTCACGCGCGAGGACGCCCCGCCCGAGATCATCGACCTGGGCAAGGTGGGCGAACCCGTGAAGGTCAACGCCTCGCTCATCCGAACCCTCACCGACAGCGGCGTGATCCCGGTCATCGCCCCGGTGGGCGTGGACGACGCGGGCGAGACCTACAACATCAACGCCGACACCGCGGCCGCGGCCGTGGCCCAGGCCCTGGGCGCCAAGCGCCTGATGCTGCTCACCGACGTGGCCGGGGTGCTGGACGCCGACGGTGAGCTCATCGAATCCATGGACCTGCGCGAGGCCAGCTGGGCCATCCAGGACGGCGTGGCCAAGGGCGGCATGATCCCCAAGCTGCAATGCTGCATGGAGGCCGTGCAGTCCGGCGTGGAGAAGGCGCACATCATCGACGGGCGCGTTGAGAACTCGCTCATCCTGGAGCTGTTCACGAAATCCGGCGTGGGTACCGAAGTCACGATGAAGAAATAG
- the hslU gene encoding ATP-dependent protease ATPase subunit HslU: protein MSTLTPREIVSELDRYIVGQNAAKRMVAIAMRNRWRRQQIDPALRDEIAPKNILMIGPTGVGKTEIARRLAKLAGCPFHKVEATKYTEVGYMGRDVESMVRDLMEIGVQLIRQEESGKVRVKAEKAAEERLLDLLLPPSMRPQSGYYADALPQAGAEEAGSTRDKLRQLWRKGALDDKQVEMEVAMPSPSVEIMAMPGMEEIGGQFKDMFSKVFPQKKKTRKLSVRDAYELLITEESEKLVDMDKVSESARERVEQTGILFIDEIDKICGRDGKGGSGPDVSREGVQRDLLPVVEGCVVNTKYGMVKTDHILFIAAGAFHFSKPSDLVPELQGRFPLRVELSALGKEDFLRILTEPQNSLTTQYAALLATENVTVTFTPDGLEEMAVFAQKVNEETENIGARRLYTIMETIVQDLSFEAPDRSGESVAIDREYVRDKLKDVAEDRDLSRYIL, encoded by the coding sequence ATGAGCACCCTGACCCCCAGGGAGATCGTCTCGGAGCTGGACCGCTACATCGTGGGCCAGAACGCGGCCAAGCGCATGGTGGCCATCGCCATGCGCAACCGCTGGCGCCGCCAGCAGATCGACCCCGCCCTGCGCGACGAGATCGCTCCCAAGAATATCCTGATGATCGGGCCCACCGGGGTGGGCAAGACCGAGATAGCCCGCCGCCTGGCCAAGCTGGCCGGGTGCCCCTTCCACAAGGTGGAGGCCACCAAGTACACCGAGGTGGGCTACATGGGCCGCGACGTGGAGTCCATGGTCCGCGACCTCATGGAGATCGGCGTGCAGCTGATCCGCCAGGAGGAGTCCGGCAAGGTGCGCGTGAAGGCCGAGAAGGCCGCCGAAGAACGCCTGCTGGACCTGCTGCTCCCCCCCTCCATGCGCCCGCAGAGCGGCTACTACGCCGACGCCCTGCCCCAGGCGGGCGCGGAGGAGGCCGGGTCCACCCGCGACAAGCTGCGCCAGCTCTGGCGCAAGGGCGCGCTGGACGACAAGCAGGTGGAGATGGAGGTGGCCATGCCCTCCCCCAGCGTGGAGATCATGGCCATGCCCGGCATGGAGGAGATCGGCGGCCAGTTCAAGGACATGTTCTCCAAGGTGTTCCCGCAGAAGAAGAAGACCCGCAAGCTCTCCGTGCGCGACGCCTACGAGCTGCTCATCACCGAGGAGTCCGAGAAGCTGGTGGACATGGACAAGGTCTCCGAGTCCGCCAGGGAGCGCGTGGAGCAGACCGGCATCCTGTTCATCGACGAGATCGACAAGATCTGCGGCCGCGACGGCAAGGGCGGCTCCGGTCCGGACGTCTCCCGCGAGGGCGTGCAGCGCGACCTGCTGCCCGTGGTGGAAGGCTGCGTGGTGAACACCAAGTACGGCATGGTCAAAACGGACCACATCCTGTTCATCGCCGCCGGCGCCTTCCACTTCTCCAAGCCCTCGGACCTGGTGCCCGAGCTGCAGGGCCGCTTCCCGCTGCGCGTGGAGCTCTCCGCCCTGGGCAAGGAGGACTTCCTGCGCATCCTCACCGAACCGCAGAACTCCCTGACCACCCAGTACGCCGCCCTGCTGGCCACCGAGAACGTCACCGTCACCTTCACGCCCGACGGGCTGGAGGAGATGGCCGTCTTCGCCCAGAAGGTCAACGAGGAGACCGAGAACATCGGCGCGCGCAGGCTCTACACCATCATGGAGACCATCGTGCAGGACCTCTCCTTCGAGGCCCCGGACCGCAGCGGCGAGAGCGTCGCCATCGACCGGGAATACGTGCGCGATAAATTGAAGGACGTGGCCGAGGATCGCGACCTCAGCCGTTACATCCTCTAG